The following DNA comes from Rhineura floridana isolate rRhiFlo1 chromosome 18, rRhiFlo1.hap2, whole genome shotgun sequence.
AGGtacttaagcagaggctggatggctgtCTATGCTATCATTGCTGATCTGGACTGAGCAAGCGGTTGGGCTAGATGATCTCCAAAGTACCTTTGAACTCCAATTCTGTGTGGCAATGGCCACTTAATTTAGGGAGAGTAGATAAAGCTGAGGAACAAAGAACCACCAACAGCTATCATCCATCATAGCTAAACGGAACCTTCATGTTCAGAGAAGTCTACCTCCAAGTCTCATATGCTGGGGACAGAACATAACAAAAGGCCATTTCCTTCACGCCCTGCCTGCGAGACTGAAGAGAGACATCTGGCTAGAACATAATTCTGGACTAGGTccaagggcagccttccccattcTACTACCCTTCAGGTGTATtggcctgcaactcccatcagccctagcaagcatggccaatggccagggatgatgggagctgcagtttggcaacatctggaggcccaaaggttgcCCACACCTGTCCTAAGGCATGGATGGAGGACAAACAATGTGGTCActctgctgaagttaagcaggtctggaCCTTGGTGGAAGGCCACCTGGGATCCTCATCTTGAGTTCCACAATGgaagaaagcagagcttggaaaagttacttttttgaactataactcccatcaaccccagccagcatgaccactgaattgggctgatgggagttgtagttcaaaaaagtaacttttccaagctgtggaagAAAGATTTATTTAAATATCTGTAAACTGTACTTTCATATAAAACATCACAAGGCGGCACACAAACTAAAAAAACACAGGGAAAAACTATTCAAAAATGTCAAACACATCAATAAGAGCTGGTTGGCAAAAACGGTATTATTCAGAGAGGCCTTTCAGACCTGAGATTCTTCAGGCTTGAAAGGCCTGACTGGATAATACCGTTTTTAGAAGATATCGAAAAACAAACAGGAATGTCTCCTGGTAAAACCTCTATTGGCAAGGCGTGCCCAGGACTGGGCCTGCCACAATAAAAGCCCCTGGGAAAGGCCAGCCAAATCTCAGGGGCATGCAGGACCACCAGCAATGCCCCACCAGAAGACCTCAGTGCTCGAGGAGGGTAAGGAATCAGGTGGTCCTTGGAAGAGGATGTGCTAATATGTTGATCCGGACCCAAACCTAGCAGAAACAACATACCTTTGCTTCTTCTGTAGAAGAGGTTTGGAAGCTTATTGGCACGCTTGAGGTAGAAGAACGAAGCGACACACAATATGAGAAAGAGGCTAATCATGAATGTCCCAAAGATAAGAGAAGCAGCTACTTCTGGTCCCCCTGTGAAGGCATGAGGAGAGAAAGATTGAATGGCCATATTCAAGAATGGATTCCCTTTCTTAGCCTCGTGACGGGCAACTCTGGGCCCCTAAATTgtccttttatttattcatttatttttaaaatgtatatgccacttGATTGGGAAAAAAACCCTCTATGCAGTTTACAGAAGACATGAacattattgataaaacagttaacAAGTAATCAAGAACATTTTCAGAACtattaagaatgtttttaacgcggtcagcacatataacacctgttctggcccatttgcactggctacctatctgtttccgagccagattcaaggtgctgattatgacctataaagccttacacggcgtgggaccgcaatatcttgtggaacgcctctcccactatgaacctacccggtcacttcgctcagcagctaaggccctcctccgggtaccaacacatcatgaagcccagaggacagttactcgatctagggccttttctgtagtggcccccgaaatgtggaatagcctccctgaagaaatacgcctggcgcctacgcttctatcttttcggcgccaggttaagacctggctatgctcccaggcattttaatgtgtttaacttttagatttctgttgtttcttgtttgtgtttattattgtttggctgattttattatgatattttgtattttaatctttttgtacaccgcccagagagctattcgctatgggcggtttaaaaatgaaacaaataaataaaataaataaaataaataattaaaacagcaacagactttaaaaaaaattaaaacacatcagcttcTGTGTCCagacaggcttgcctaaagaaaagaGTTGTAAGCAGCTGCTAAAAAGAACACAGGCAAGGAGACCTGCTTGATGTTAACAGGCAGGAGTTCCAATGAATTcagcaaaatgtatatactacttcacacacaaaaaaaacgcTGAGCCTTTTTACATAAAATTTCCATTAAAATAGCAATACAAACAGACTGTAAAAATGATAGACATACTAAAATTATCGAaatataaagtttttttttttaaaaaaaacataataaaattacatgtctgacCAACCAGCCAGATACAACCTTCCAGTATTCTTTTGTGACAGCAACCGGTTCCCCACAGTGAgaagcaacattttgttacaagataagcaatttcacatttgaattatTTTATGAACTGCCGGATGGATGCAATCTGGATGTGGCATTCTGATGGTTTTAAAACGTCTCTCTTTTAAGGGGACCATATCCCCTTTCTGCTTCCTGGAGCAAAATAGGAAAACATCTTGTGGAAGAGGGGCGCTTTCAAGCATTGACAAAATGGGGGGGGCAATTCAAAGGCAGGGCAATTAGGGCTGTTGGATTTGGCTCAGCCTTACTCATGATATGAGTGTGCAGCAAAAGAGAAGTAAAACTGTGGATGTTTTACAGAGGCTTCCACACCATGGTTACCTGAACACACATTGGGTTGGGGTGTTAAAAAGCACTTTCAGATGCAGCCAGCGTTGCTTACCGACACTGAGAGTAACTGGGGTTATGGTACTTAAATTCGTTTGAGAATTCATTCCTCTGGCACCATCTACAAGGGAatcagagagacacagagagaaaacattaCCTAATTCACATAAGGTTCAAGACAGAAGTGGTCTCGCTACCCAATGCCCCTGCCTTTACTCTGTCTTAGCATTTATATTTATGCATAGTGCAATGGACCAAGACatgatacagagtcagaccatgagtccatctagctcagcattgtgtaCTCTGgccggcagcagctgtccagggtttcaggcatggagCCCCTCCCccggccctgcctggagatgccactggggattgaacttgggaccttctgaatgcaaggcagatgctctgacgCGGAGCGACAGCCCTTCCTCAACTAATGAAGCGGAATGatggaagattgaggacagacgGGGAAAAAAGggattcttcacacagtgcagagttaaactgtggTTCACTCCCAGAAGAGGTAGCGATGgcctaccaacttggatggctttaaagtgatgaatggcagcggctctcccagcctcaaaaggcctcctctctatcccaccagttaaaacagctagactggtgaggactagggagagggctttttctattgtggctcccactctgtggaattccctcccaaacgatctccgtcACGCCCCCGctgtgatgagcttccgctgggccttgaagacctggctcttcagacaggctttttgTGGTGGGCTAGGTttattatattgttgagattttaatgttttaatgtatttgtatgtttttattctgtacgtcgcccagagtggctggacaaccagtcagatgggtgactaataaatctaataaataaaataaataaatacatcaataaataaataagggtacCTAGGATGCTGGGACCTCCAGCATGCAAAGTGGATGACCTGATATTGAGCCACTAGACTGCTATttacttaactttttttttattttacatcaGTACTGTCGATTAGGTATTCACATCACATATccgccattttttattttttttgcagttATGTCTCTAGGGTACTTTGGAATGTTCAGGAACACTCTCACATTGTCTCTCAGCGATCCCAACAATAGACCCGTAAAGTAGCCAGCAGTATCTCCATGTTGCTAATGTGAAGGTGGGGGGGGAAAGAGGGTCGAGGCTGTTTGCTTTAAGGCCGTCCAGGGAGGTGACAACCGAGATTAAGATATGAACCTGGAGGCTTCCCGGTTTGTGATTTTAAGTCATTTCCCTGTACTCAGAACTTAGCTTTTATCTTTCCCCTGGGATCATCTCCCTAGCCAAGGccggagaacttgtggccctcctgatggtgCTGGACTAGATCTCCCGTcatcaccctgaccattggccgtgctggcttgaggctgatgggagacagAGTTCAACAGTGGCAGCTGAAATACGAGGCATCCCCCCCTCGTTACGGGCATTCCGCCAGCTCTTGGAGGCACACccgtttaggcaagcattcccctgaacCTGAACCTCCTGGTCTAAATTGTTCTCATTGGTCTTCTTAACTGTTGTCATGGTTATGGCTTTTAAACGGGCTTGTTTTATTGCAAATTTTAATTATGGGCATTTTTAGGGGTGTGATGGGAATTGTTttcttgtgtattttaattatgcaaGGATTTTATAATTGATGTTATACTTGAAAACAACTTAGAAGCCGTTTTGGCACATAAGCAGTTTATAACTTCAAggacaacaatatctggagacccaTAAAATTCTCATCCTGTCCATACTGTAACTAAACCAAGGTATGCGTAATTGAAATTGTCCTCTCCCTGCCACCTGCGCCTTCATTTTCCCCGTCCCCTGCTTTTGAGCTATTTCCCTGGGTCTGTTTTAGACTGTGGGGGCctacagagatgtgaaggcccagaaaaaaaagggaatccccctttccctccccatctttttctctggaaaaattgaaaaaaaaaattccactcCCCCCTCCAGGCCTTCACACCTGTTGAAACCTGTCATACCAGTTCTTTGTGCAAAGCACTATGTACGCAGATAGAATTATATAAAATATACTGCACTGCACTGGCTTTCCACGTTAGACAAAAAGGATTGGGACCTTTGAACAACTTCACCTCCGGATACTGAGCCTCAAAATGCTCTGTAGTGACCTCTGTTGGATGATTGGgaggatgcagagcttggaaaagttacttttgttgaactacagctcccatcagcccaatccagtggccatgctagctggggctgatgggagttgtagttttaaaaaagtaacttttccaagctctgggaggacGCAGTTCTGGGAATGGGAACACTGCTGTCATAGTCCCGCCTCCTGTTCtggcagcggccaaccagatgcccgtaaTGCGaagcattcagaggcacactgcttctGACAGCGGAGTACACACAGCAGtcacggctagcagccattgacagtCTCATCCAtggatgtgtctaatcctcttttaaagccatccaaactggcggccaccactgcctcttgtgggagtgaagtcCGTAGCTTAACTACGCGCTGTGTGAAGCaggaacttccttttgtctgccctgaatcttccagcattcagcttcactgggtgCCCCCGAGTTCTAGTTTTATGCAGacgggagaaaaacttctcccttCCCATTTTCTCCACGCCACGTGTACGCTTATGCGCCTCTATCGTGCCACTGCTTACTcacccttttctctaaactaaaaagcctaaaCTAAGGAAGCGGAGAAAGAAAGTCTCTCGGGACCGCCACGAAGATCTTTTGTACACAGGCTCAAAGTGAGAAGGCCGTGGAGGGCAGGCGTCTGGGCTTACCATTTCGGCAATCGGTCAGGTTGTAAACTGGCGTGGCGGCCACCGTTTCGTTCTCACATTTaatgcagctgctgctgccatcttcgttCCACCGCCTATAGCAGCCTGTAAGAGGGgggcaggcaaaaaacaaaataaagaaggTGAGTGAACCGAGAAGTGTGAGAAGAGCATTGAAATTACCCTTTTTGTCCCAACAAACATTGGATGAAGCAGGCCCAATGTTgtcggattacaactcccatcaccccctggccagcttagggatgatgggagttgtagtccaacaacatctggggggggcaaGGTTAATGAATGCTGGCTTAGACCACATTCACAAAAGGTACAaaatgtacaaaagggacgggctccacttgaaccagaatggaaccagactgctggcacttaaaattaaaaaggtagcagagcagcttttaaactgactgaggggggaaacccgacaggagctgagaaaggtccggttcggaataaacctcccccctgggataaaaaccaaagaaatgatgaaattttaaaaggggtaggcctagaagtaggcattgtgagagcaggggcacaggatataaattcagaagagcaaaattaccacaggcctaaccacaagtgccaaagacacttgaagagagacactgcttacaagtgcctgtacgctaatgctaggagcctccgaaccaagatgggagaactggagtgcttggtcttagagaagagcattgatatagtgagcataaccgagacctggtggaatggagaaaaccagtgggatacggttatccctggatataaactatatcggaaggacagggaaggacgtattggtggcggagtcgctctatacgtgaaagaaggcattgaatccagcaagctcgaaaccccaaaagaggcagactcctccacagaatcgttgtgggtggtgataccgtgccccaggagggacttaatactgggaacgatctatcgtccccctgatcaaaatgctcagggagaccttgagatgagatatgaaattgaggaagcatccaaactaggaaatgtggtagtaatgggtgacttcaactacccggacatagactggctgcatatgtgttccagtcatgacaaagaagcaaagtttctagatattctaaatgactattccctagatcagttggtcatggaaccgaccagagggacggcaaccctggacttaatccttagtggggaccgggacctggtgcgagatgtaagtgttgttgaaccgattgggagcagtgaccacagtgctattaaattaaacatacatgtaactggccaattgccaagaaaatccaacacggtcacatttgacttcaaaagaggaaacttcacaaaaatgaggggattggtaaaaagaaagctgaaaaacaaagtccagagggtcacatcattcgaaaatgcttggaagttgtttaaaaacactatattagaagctcaactggagtgcataccgcagatcagaaaaggtaccgccagggccaagaagatgccagcatggttaacaagcaaagtcaaggaagctcttagaggcaaaaagtcttccttcagaaaatggaagtcttgtccgaatgaagaaaataaaaaagaacacaaactctggcaaaagaaatgcaagaagacaataagggatgctaaaaaagaatttgaggagcacattgctaagaacataaaaaccaacaacaaaaaattctataaatacattcaaagcaggagaccatctagggagacaattggacccttggatgataagggagtcaaaggtgtactaaagaacgataaggagattgcagagaagctaaatgaattctttgcatctgtcttcacagtggaagatatagggcagatccctgaacctgaactaacatttgcaggaagggattctgaggaactaagacaaatagtggtaacgagagaggaagttctaagcttaatggacaatataaaaactgacaaatcaccgggcccggatggcatccacccgagagttctcaaagaactcaaaggtgaaattgctgatctgctaactaaaatatgtaacttgtcccttgggtcctcctccgtgcctgaggactggaaagtggcaaatgtaacaccaatcttcaaaaagggatccagaggggatcccggaaattacaggccagttagcttaacttctgtccctggaaaactggtagaaagtattattaaagctagattaactaagcacatagaagaacaagccttgctgaagcagagccagcatggcttctgcaagggaaagtcctgtctcagtaacctattagaattctttgagagtgtcaacaagcatatagatagaggtgatccagtggacatagtgtacttagactttcaaaaagcgtttgacaaggtacctcaccaaaggcttctgaggaagcttagcagtcatggaataagaggagaggtcctcttgtggataaggaattggttaagaagcagaaagcagagagtaggaataaacggacagttctcccaatggagggctgaagaaagtggagtccctcaaggatcggtattgggacctgtacttttcaactttttcattaatgacctagaattaggagtgagcagtgaagtggccaagtttgctgacgacactaaattgttcagggttgttaaaacaaaaagggattgcgaagagctccaaaaagacctctccaaactgagtgaatgggcggaaaaatggcaaatgcaattcaatataaacaagtgtaaaattatgcatattggagcaaaaaatcttaatttcacatatacgctcatggggtctgaactggcggtgaccaaccaggagagagacctcggggttgtagtggacagcacgatgaaaatgtcgacccagtgtgtggcagctgtgaaaaaggcaaattccatgctagcgataattaggaaaggtattgaaaataaaacagccaatatcataatgccgttgtataaatctatggtgcggccgcatttggaatactgtgtacagttctggtagcctcatctcaaaaaggatattatagagttggaaaaggttcagaagagggcaaccagaatgatcaaggggatggagcgactcccttacgaggaaaggttgcagcatttggggctttttagtttagagaaaaggcgggtcagaggagacatgatagaagtgtataaaattatgcatggcattgagaaagtggatagagaaaagttcttctccctctctcataatactacaactcgtggacattcaaagaagctgaatgttggaagattcaggacagacaaaaggaagtacttctttactcagcgcatagttaaactatggaatttgctcccacaagatgcagtaatggccaccagcttggatggctttaaaagaagattagacaaattcatggaggacagggctatcaatggctactagccatgatggctgtgctctgccaccctagtcagaggcagcatgcttctgaaaaccagttgccggaagcctcaggaagggagagtgttcttgcactcgggtcctgcttgcgggcttcccccaggcacctggttggccactgtgagaacaggatgctggactagatgggccactggcctgatccagcaggctcttcttatgttcttatgttcacaccacacatttattccactgtaaacagtcatggtttctcctaaagaatcctgggaagggtagtttgttaagaatgctgatTGCTGTTCCCCttgcagagttacaattcccagaattccctgggaagagcggctgactgttaaaccactctgggaattgtagctctgagagggaaaTAGTGGAAGGGTAGTTCCACAATCCTACACTTCGGTATGGCGATAATGAGACCAGGAGCGCAGTGacaaattcggaagtgcagggtctcttcat
Coding sequences within:
- the C18H1orf159 gene encoding uncharacterized protein C1orf159 homolog isoform X5 — encoded protein: MDAMEANTTCLANNQCSPGCYRRWNEDGSSSCIKCENETVAATPVYNLTDCRNDGARGMNSQTNLSTITPVTLSVGGPEVAASLIFGTFMISLFLILCVASFFYLKRANKLPNLFYRRSKASVVQSAESASMLSPPTSVRKPRYVRRERSLMTSGTSATISVETRVSNV
- the C18H1orf159 gene encoding uncharacterized protein C1orf159 homolog isoform X1, producing MAVPRVLLLTILGVEVNGKSSDSLESELECCMDAMEANTTCLANNQCSPGCYRRWNEDGSSSCIKCENETVAATPVYNLTDCRNDGARGMNSQTNLSTITPVTLSVGGPEVAASLIFGTFMISLFLILCVASFFYLKRANKLPNLFYRRSKASVVQSAESASMLSPPTSVRKPRYVRRERSLMTSGTSATISVETRVSNV
- the C18H1orf159 gene encoding uncharacterized protein C1orf159 homolog isoform X4 — translated: MNSQTNLSTITPVTLSVGGPEVAASLIFGTFMISLFLILCVASFFYLKRANKLPNLFYRRSKASVVQSAESASMLSPPTSVRKPRYVRRERSLMTSGTSATISVETRVSNV